Proteins co-encoded in one Arachis hypogaea cultivar Tifrunner chromosome 13, arahy.Tifrunner.gnm2.J5K5, whole genome shotgun sequence genomic window:
- the LOC112736720 gene encoding 18.5 kDa class I heat shock protein — protein MSIVPIKQDGEGEGSNSLVDAFLGSRMELWDPFHFMPAPFSNMLSGLGLGSSVNTRLDWRENSKAHVWKVVLPGFTDEDVLVELQEERVLQVSVESGNFMSRFKVPDDANLEQLKANMHNGVLLITVPKYQQASNIRVVEIEGSD, from the coding sequence ATGTCGATAGTGCCAATCAAGCAGGATGGTGAGGGCGAGGGCTCTAACTCTTTGGTTGATGCATTCTTGGGTTCCCGTATGGAGCTGTGGGACCCCTTCCACTTCATGCCCGCCCCGTTTTCCAACATGTTGTCGGGTTTGGGATTGGGGTCATCCGTGAACACCCGCTTGGACTGGAGGGAGAATTCGAAGGCACACGTGTGGAAGGTGGTGCTACCTGGCTTCACCGATGAGGACGTTCTGGTTGAGCTCCAAGAGGAGAGGGTGCTTCAGGTGAGCGTGGAAAGCGGCAACTTCATGAGCAGATTCAAGGTACCTGATGACGCTAACCTTGAGCAACTCAAGGCCAATATGCACAACGGGGTTCTGCTTATCACTGTTCCCAAGTATCAACAAGCCTCCAACATTAGGGTCGTTGAGATTGAAGGCTCTGATTGA
- the LOC112736721 gene encoding uncharacterized protein translates to MSRKLFDQLKSEESRYHPCHEVIRNEEDSTWSHLKHGNGGRESDDDELVKYMSNLPGYLERGKKNREKVLNVGVLDWTRLEQWQYSHKYVSHKSGSRTSTSSNASSSVSTDRLSCSSNRGNSHCASGQRKNNPSLQAHFMASPMQSHSEAIKSSRQSVGKRQNFTGCHGNPDAQSRYVNTDGYLAWNKPSNRLKGCDRKYLGQFVSKESDIFPNDRMYEAALCGDRMGVSIQDGGLEKRSETLRRPNIDAVVQGALRKSEPVPHFPREVARKSHCAVPYMHTSLTEKFSRMSFSEKPREFYHKEFDYDVPHSCPLPDELSYDNNSQYQGSGFSSTDLESIKVPASTFSSPLSTFSSPMSVKMSISPSRVSKTEEKKPTIGSTSSANEPHQGSDPKVMPEKSRSSSPFRRLSLNIGHTSKGSTSKEAGHMSHLSSTPALKSNMQDVRGYVRSNALGDDKACDAGRRKSSPLRRLLDPLLKPKTAKSRPSMDLAQKDSVSMNKNYISVNGNLSSQKADKALDRDYSSANAIDSSKDKHHVASATQAFLRIAVRNGMPLFTFGVDNTDRNILAATVKNLSSSGEDECNCIYTFYTFREAKKKNGSWMIQAGKNKGSDYISHAVAQMKVSDKHGDNLDSYNMKEFVLVSVKLVQGDDQVTDYQPNDELAAIVLKTPKSISFINDAHQGVYRNDSQDPVHATVLLPSGVHSLPSKGGPSSLIERWRSGGSCDCGGWDLACQLKILSNENQARKKPRSSKAYFADKLELFLQGNEQEHRSAFSLTPLKHGMYSVAFDSSLSLLQAFSICIALMKSKMPVPYELSGSRSSIEGKIPRETTLLVQNEELKAFGKLEDIPASYVSYPPHSPVGRV, encoded by the exons ATGAGTAGAAAGCTTTTTGACCAGTTGAAGTCAGAGGAGTCTCGATATCATCCTTGTCATGAAGTTATCAGAAATGAGGAAGACAGCACATGGAGTCACCTCAAGCATGGGAACGGTGGAAGGGAAAGCGATGATGATGAGCTGGTTAAGTACATGTCGAATTTGCCAGGTTATCTGGAGAGGGGGAAGAAGAATAGGGAGAAAGTGTTGAATGTTGGCGTTCTTGATTGGACCCGTCTAGAACAATGGCAGTATAGCCATAAATATGTGTCTCATAAAAGTGGCAGCAGAACTTCTACATCTAGTAATGCCTCCTCTTCTGTTTCGACAGATCGGTTATCTTGTTCTTCTAACAGAGGTAACAGTCATTGTGCTTCTGGTCAGAGAAAAAACAACCCTTCACTACAAGCTCATTTCATGGCATCTCCAATGCAAAGCCACTCTGAAGCCATCAAATCCTCTAGACAAAGTGTCGGAAAACGTCAGAATTTTACAGGTTGCCATGGCAATCCAGATGCACAGAGCAGATATGTTAACACAGATGGTTATCTTGCTTGGAACAAGCCTAGTAACAGACTGAAAGGTTGCGACAGGAAATACTTGGGTCAATTTGTTAGTAAAGAAAGTGACATCTTTCCGAATGATCGAATGTATGAGGCAGCATTGTGTGGGGATAGGATGGGAGTAAGCATTCAAGATGGTGGATTGGAGAAAAGATCAGAAACTTTGAGAAGACCAAACATTGATGCTGTTGTACAAGGTGCACTCAGGAAAAGTGAGCCAGTTCCTCATTTTCCTAGAGAAGTTGCTCGAAAGAGTCATTGTGCTGTCCCTTATATGCATACATCCTTGACTGAAAAGTTTAGTCGAATGAGCTTTTCAGAAAAGCCTAGGGAATTTTACCACAAAGAATTTGATTATGATGTTCCGCACTCCTGTCCTTTACCAGATGAACTTAGCTATGACAATAATTCTCAGTATCAAGGATCAGGTTTCAGTTCGACAGATCTGGAAAGTATCAAAGTTCCTGCTTCAACTTTCTCATCACCCTTATCTACTTTCTCATCACCCATGTCGGTCAAGATGAGCATAAGTCCATCCAGAGTTAGTAAGACCGAAGAAAAGAAGCCAACCATAGGCTCCACTTCATCTGCAAATGAGCCTCACCAGGGATCAGACCCGAAAGTAATGCCTGAAAAGTCAAGAAGCTCTTCACCTTTTCGTCGATTAAGCCTCAACATTGGCCATACAAGCAAAGGTTCTACCTCTAAAGAGGCTGGGCACATGTCACATTTGAGCTCCACACCAGCTCTTAAATCAAACATGCAAGATGTGAGGGGCTATGTTAGATCAAACGCTTTAGGCGATGATAAAGCTTGTGATGCAGGAAGAAGAAAATCAAGCCCATTGAGGAGGTTACTGGATCCATTGCTGAAACCAAAGACAGCTAAAAGCCGTCCTTCGATGGATTTAGCTCAGAAGGATTCGGTATCAATGAACAAGAATTATATCTCGGTTAATGGGAATCTTTCCAGTCAAAAGGCAGACAAAGCATTAGACAGGGATTATAGCTCAGCTAATGCCATTGATTCCTCAAAGGACAAGCATCACGTCGCATCAGCAACTCAAGCATTTCTTAGAATTGCTGTGAGGAATGGCATGCCTCTTTTCACATTTGGTGTGGACAACACTGACAGAAACATTCTTGCAGCGACAGTGAAGAACTTAAGCTCCTCAGGAGAAGATGAATGCAACTGTATCTACACTTTTTACACCTTTAGGGAGGCtaagaagaagaatggaagttGGATGATTCAAGCAGGAAAAAACAAAGGCTCTGACTACATTTCTCATGCTGTTGCCCAAATGAAGGTATCTGACAAACATGGAGACAATTTGGACTCCTATAACATGAAAGAGTTTGTTCTGGTTTCAGTGAAGTTAGTGCAGGGAGATGATCAAGTCACCGATTATCAGCCGAATGACGAGCTTGCTGCCATTGTTCTCAAAACACCTAAATCTatcagtttcatcaatgatgcaCATCAAGGAGTGTATCGGAACGATAGCCAGGATCCTGTCCATGCAACAGTTTTGCTTCCAAGTGGGGTTCATAGTCTTCCTAGTAAAGGTGGGCCTTCATCTTTGATCGAGCGCTGGAGATCAGGCGGATCATGTGACTGTGGTGGCTGGGATTTGGCCTGCCAACTTAAAATCCTTTCTAATGAAAATCAAGCCAGAAAAAAACCAAGATCATCCAAGGCTTATTTTGCAGATAAACTTGAACTCTTCCTCCAG GGGAACGAACAAGAGCACCGGTCCGCATTCAGTTTGACACCCTTGAAGCATGGAATGTATTCAGTGGCATTTGATTCATCACTCTCACTTTTGCAAGCATTCTCCATCTGCATAGCATTGATGAAGAGTAAGATGCCAGTGCCATATGAGCTTTCAGGATCAAGAAGCTCCATTGAAGGTAAAATTCCAAGGGAAACAACACTATTGGTGCAAAATGAGGAACTTAAGGCTTTTGGTAAATTGGAGGACATTCCTGCAAGTTATGTCTCTTATCCACCACACTCCCCTGTTGGTAGGGTCTAA